The following is a genomic window from Hypomesus transpacificus isolate Combined female chromosome 14, fHypTra1, whole genome shotgun sequence.
GGCCGTGAGGGGGCTGGCCATGAGGGGGCCGGCCGTGTGGGGGCCGGCCGTGAGGGGGCCGGCCGTGAGGGGGCCGGCCGTGAGGGGGCCGGCCGTGAGGGGGCCGGCCGTGAGGGGGCCGGGCGTGAGGGGGCCGGCCGTGAGGGGGCTGGTGTTGTGATTCTTCTGCACTTTTCAGGGGTTTGAGAAATCCCTTTAGTGCTGACCTCTCTGCTTTTTTGGTTAATTTACGACAAAAAAGGGCTCCTTCCCCACAGGGATCTGTCATTCAGATTTCCGAGATCCGATGCTTCCAAGACCTTGGGCTTTCATGGAAATTTAGGACATGccaaaaataataacaaattaATATTTTCATGTCAAACAAGGCAGGTACGAATTACAAAAGGATAGATACCAGACTACCTCTGGAAACTGCTACCGCTTATTAGAATATTTCTAAACTGTGATCTGCCCCTGTTTCCTGGCTGTGCTTGTTTTAAGGATTACACAAAGTGAAAACAGGATAAGAAGATTTTTTGTTCTATCATAGATTTCCAGGGGTATTTTCAACAGACTTCAACAGACTTCATGTCCAGATAGCCTATCACTAGTAACTCATAAAGACGCAAAGAATAGCAGCTAGAGGATTGGAAGAGACAGATCACAGGTGATCAGATCATAGATAAGATACCTGTCCAACATTGTAAGAAATACCTCAACAACAAAGAAATCCAAAGAGCTGCAAAATTGTTTAATAACTGTGAACTGGTTTTGAATTTATATTTTCCATAATCTCAATGATGATTTTAGAAACATTGGGACCATTTTAAACCTCAAACTAGGTTCTATGTCATACTGTAAAACAATGCATCGAGTTTTCTAGTATTTGCATTGAAGTATTATATTAAGTCCATTGTACatggttgtcacacacacacacacaggtttgtaaTGCAGTTTTTTCGGGGACTCAAAATTCAGTCTCATTCAAAATCCTAACCCATAACCTTAACATTGACCGAACCCTTACCGTAACCCCAAAACCTAACCTGAACTGGGAAAAGAGTAAAAACAAACTGTTCAAATGGTTTCTGTCCACAGAGTAAATCCTCTAGCAGGTCATTTGAAGTTGAGTGAAGGGCTCTGGAACATTCCACTCTCCCTGCACACTGGGATCTCCCAGGAGTCGATGCATCAAGCGGGCAACAGATTGAGGTCCTCGATTACTCACCCCAAACTACATTAACTTGTTATGATTGATTTTTTCTTCAGCTTGAGGGCATTGTTCAGCCGTCACCATCGGTATCACAGTCATTTCATGCCATAGAACGGTCCCCTTAGAAGGTAAACACTCCCATTCCCAGCAGTACAGCACGTGTTGCCCCATCCCTCCGGTTAACCATGTTCATATTGGTTAATAACACAACAGGGAGTAAAACCATTCGTTTTTGTGGCATAAGGCAGAGGAGATCCAACGAAGACGACCATCAAAATTGTACTCTAATGTCTTTTTGCTCAACGAGGGGGTTTGGATGAAGAAATATTGCTTGAAGTTTTAGTTTGACAGAGATATTAAAACACCCTCAGGTCAATGACACATGCTGGCTTTGCCTCACTGGCCTTTATTAAATCACTTCTGCTGGAAGTGCTGGAGGGTAATTATTTTGcagctgccttgaagctgtgATACTGTTGGATTATTAAACTTGTTTCATATAAAATGAGCATACCCTCCCCTTCTGATTGTGTCAAAGCTGTCTTTCTGTCCAAATCTAAACCATTCAAACAAGTAAGATAACATTTTCCGACCATATTCTACTATGAACTCACATCCTAATGAATGGAATTCGAATTCATGATTTTTGTCAGACAGATGACCAGTCTTTGTCTGAGAAACATCCAGATGTGCAACATGTCTTTCTCCTGTCACTGTAGCCTCTCTCAGAGGTGACATTCAGGATGTAGGAGGCAAAGACTCGCCTGCTGCGATTACCTGGCCGTCTGAAGTAGAAGGTCTTATGTACGATTTTGCTGGTGGGTGCGTTGCAGTACAAATACTAACAAAGAGAACTGAAATGAAACAATATGTATGACTAATTTCACCACAAGGAAACTgttaacaatgtcaaaaaaaagGATACCTAACCAAACGATATCTTAAAAAATCACAAGTAGCACCTGTTCCCAGCCAAGTGTTTACAACAAGTCTAGGCTGCGTTTACGTGATGAAGCATAACCCCATGGACAGCTGACCTGTCCCAATGTCCCTGCCCGTTCAACCAAAACACAACACTCTCGGTCTACTGCGTGTACTGTAGGTCAAATTACAATAACAAGTGCTTACAAGAATAGAAGTTAACATCAAAACATACTTGATGACAACCACTAGAACAAATACTGCGGTAGGAAAAAGATAGGACTTATCGACAGAACACCAAAACAGGTGTGCGCATGATGATGGATGGGAACGGCCAGTCGCGGACGGACATCGAACGCATCGAGAGTGAGGAGACAGACGGAACGACAAAAGACATCCAGGAAACACAAACACGGGCCAGTTTCTGTCATGCATTCTTATTCTTTCCTGTTCTTTCCTTTCGTTTTCTGCATATTGACACTCGCTACTGTCATTCAGGTACAGTCAGGTAAAATCCCTTTCCTTTTTAATATGAATGCTTTTTCATTGTGTAGCCATAACTATGCTAGATGATTAGGCTTAATACATGTTTTTAAAATCGTTTTCAAGTTAGTTTACAGAATGCAATGTTGTTATTTTCTGTTGTATAGTTCTCATATGATTGTGGCACAGTTGTATAGATTTCCTGCTGCCTGGTCAGGTGACATGTCACCTTCTCTTCTAATCAATAGTTAGATtgacatttcatttatttagcagacgcttttatccaaaacaacatacaaatagcgcatgtagaaagtacagcagcagatcaaggatcagaagtgtggagttctaacagtattttgatTGGTCAGAGAGTCAAGGAACGGCCTGTATAGAGGAGACACAGTGCAAACTAACCACAGATTATTGTTACCTGCTGTTTATCACCAGATAGTGGAACCTAACATGTGGACGACTGATGTTGGGGGTAGTGATGAGGGGCAACAGTGCATGACTCCTGTCCTacctgcacacagccctccccctgcccctccccctctcagagAGGGTGAGGTCTACCACGTCTTCATCAGCTACAGCAGCATCGACGGGCTCTGGACCCAGAGCCTGATCGTCAGGCTGCGGGGCTGAAGGTCTGCAACTCCAGCCGAGACTTCACCCCGGGCCGCGCCGTGCTGGAGAACATGTCTGACTGCATCCAGGGCAGCCAGAAGGTGGTCCTGGTCCTGAGCCAGGAGTTTGTGAGGAGCCGCTGGTGTCTCCGGGAGGCTAACATGTCTCTGTTTCGAGAGTGCTCGGAGCGTAAGCCGGTGCTGCCTGTTCTGTTCCAGCCAGGGGTTGTCGTTCCCCTGCACCTCCGCCACCTGACCTACCTCGAGGCCTGGGACCCAGACTTCCTGGGTAAGGTGCTGAACGTGCTCTGCACCCCCAACCGGCTGCTCCGGGGGACAGGGCTGGTCCCCAACCAGCCCCCCTCCTTCTATAACGGGAAGGCCCTGCAGCCTCTGGTTGCTGTCAACGAGGAAGGCCTTCACAGTTGGGAGGCCGGTGTGTTCAGCGTCATGGATGTGCCTGACCAGCTGTGCTTGGTTGTTGAGGACCAGGAAAAATACAAGGAGGCCATCAGGATCATAAACAACGTTTCACAGACTAAAGTGTGGCTGCGGCCTTACTGGCTCAGGCTACTCATGTACTTTTTAGGAGTtttgaatttttttttgctATATGCCCTGGTCAGTTTTACTTCCTCGTTTTGCCCAGAGTTGATACCCAAATatctatttttgtattttttgggtGTTCCTTTGGGTTTGACCATTCAACTCTGTCTGTGGAAAAGCGATGATAACAAATATATCATAGGTGAGATGCAGAGAGCTGTAGGGAAAGCGAATACACTCCTATCAGGAGAGAAGATTCTAATGGGCTGCCAGTCCAACACCAAACTCCACGTCGTGTACACATCCACGTCATTGGAAGGTTGCAGGCGAGAGTTTTCCGACACGTTTCCGTCGCGACCCTGTGCTGCTGAGATGTTCCAGCGGGCTCTTCTCTACTTCTCCTCAGGGTACGCCTGCtgtctgtccaggagacacttccccttctcctcaggGTACGCCTGCtgtctgtccaggagacacttccccttctcctcaggGTACGCCTGCtgtctgtccaggagacacttccccttctcctcaggGTACGCCTGCtgtctgtccaggagacacttccccttctcctcaggGTACGCCTGCtgtctgtccaggagacacttccccttctcctcaggGTACGCCTGCtgtctgtccaggagacacttccccttctcctcaggGTACGCCTGCtgtctgtccaggagacacttcCCCTTCTCCCCTGCCAGCTCCCTCAGCCACCTGGAGGGACGAGGGTGCTTCTGTCACTACGTGTCCCAGCAGCTGAGCACAGGACAGTGGTCTTGAAACGGCCCTCACAGGAGGGCACACTGGTGGCTCACCAGGTTGAACCCTAACCCCGTTCTTTGCACGTGTGCACGTCctcccctttccttctctctctttctctctctctctctctctctctctctctctctctctctctctctctctctctctctctctctctctctctctttctctcgctctctctctttctttctctctctctctctctctctctctctctctctctctctctctctcgctctctctctctctctctctct
Proteins encoded in this region:
- the LOC124476391 gene encoding uncharacterized protein LOC124476391 is translated as MSDCIQGSQKVVLVLSQEFVRSRWCLREANMSLFRECSERKPVLPVLFQPGVVVPLHLRHLTYLEAWDPDFLGKVLNVLCTPNRLLRGTGLVPNQPPSFYNGKALQPLVAVNEEGLHSWEAGVFSVMDVPDQLCLVVEDQEKYKEAIRIINNVSQTKVWLRPYWLRLLMYFLGVLNFFLLYALVSFTSSFCPELIPKYLFLYFLGVPLGLTIQLCLWKSDDNKYIIGEMQRAVGKANTLLSGEKILMGCQSNTKLHVVYTSTSLEGCRREFSDTFPSRPCAAEMFQRALLYFSSGYACCLSRRHFPFSSGYACCLSRRHFPFSSGYACCLSRRHFPFSSGYACCLSRRHFPFSSGYACCLSRRHFPFSSGYACCLSRRHFPFSSGYACCLSRRHFPFSPASSLSHLEGRGCFCHYVSQQLSTGQWS